A stretch of the Panthera uncia isolate 11264 chromosome D1, Puncia_PCG_1.0, whole genome shotgun sequence genome encodes the following:
- the LOC125929626 gene encoding LOW QUALITY PROTEIN: olfactory receptor 6X1 (The sequence of the model RefSeq protein was modified relative to this genomic sequence to represent the inferred CDS: inserted 2 bases in 1 codon; substituted 1 base at 1 genomic stop codon): protein MTNGTTITEFILLGFPDTQGLQIPLFLVIFCSYILTLAGSGLKIAIVWAEPRLQIPMYFFLCTLSFLEIWFPTTVIPKLSETFVVARTAICIPCCXFFHFFLGTTEFFIFIVMSFDHYLAICKPLRYPTIMNSNLXLQLALSSWVVGFTIVFCTMLLLIRLPFCGDNVINHFYCDVGPILKAACTDTSILELLGLLVTVLVIPGSLLFTAISYICILSTILQIPSATGQQKIFSTCASHLTAVSLLYGAVLFMYLRPTAHSSLKINKVVSVLNTILTPLLNPFIYTIRNEEGKAALRKAMACPKTHHPEENMRHIR from the exons ATGACAAATGGCACGACCATCACAGAGTTCATCCTTCTAGGCTTTCCTGATACCCAAGGACTACAAATCCCTCTCTTTCTCGTGATCTTTTGCAGCTACATATTAACCCTTGCAGGCAGTGGGCTCAAAATCGCCATTGTCTGGGCCGAGCCCAGGCTACAAATACCAATGTACTTCTTCCTTTGCACCTTGTCCTTCCTAGAGATCTGGTTCCCTACCACGGTCATTCCCAAACTATCAGAAACGTTTGTGGTGGCAAGAACAGCTATCTGCATCCCCTGCTG CTTCTTCCACTTTTTCCTGGGAACCACCGAGTTCTTTATCTTCATTgtcatgtcttttgaccattaCCTGGCCATCTGCAAGCCCCTTCGCTACCCCACCATTATGAACAGCAACCTCTGACTGCAACTTGCCCTCAGCTCCTGGGTGGTAGGCTTTACCATCGTCTTTTGTACGATGCTACTGCTCATCCGGTTGCCATTCTGTGGCGACAATGTCATCAATCATTTCTACTGTGATGTTGGTCCCATTTTGAAAGCAGCCTGCACAGACACAAGCATTTTGGAGCTCCTGGGTCTTTTGGTGACCGTCCtggtgatcccagggtcactCCTCTTCACAGCGATTTCTTATATCTGTATCCTGTCCACCATCCTACAGATCCCTTCAGCCACTGGCCAACAGAAGATTTTCTCGACCTGTGCCTCCCACCTGACAGCAGTCTCCCTGCTCTATGGTGCCGTTTTGTTCATGTACCTGAGACCCACAGCACACTCTTCCTTGAAGATTAATAAGGTGGTGTCAGTGCTAAATACTATCCTGACACCCCTTCTGAATCCCTTCATTTATACAATTAGAAATGAGGAGGGGAAAGCAGCCCTAAGGAAGGCAATGGCTTGTCCAAAGACTCATCATCCAGAGGAAAACATGCGACACATCAGATGA